The Pseudanabaena galeata CCNP1313 genome includes a region encoding these proteins:
- a CDS encoding Fur family transcriptional regulator encodes MTSAETTYSPESLKAELNSKGCRMTPQREVILSTFQTLPEGQHLSAEDLYERLKSQGENISLSTIYRTVKMMARMGILRELELTEDHKHYEINQPKPHHHHHLVCVKTNRVIEFKNDQILTISKKVADKYGFSVLDCQLTIIGVSPEGQRSIF; translated from the coding sequence ATGACTTCTGCGGAGACCACCTATTCACCTGAATCCCTCAAGGCTGAACTCAACTCAAAAGGTTGTCGCATGACACCGCAGCGCGAGGTGATTTTAAGTACATTTCAAACCTTACCAGAGGGACAGCATCTCAGTGCTGAGGATCTTTACGAACGGCTAAAATCGCAAGGCGAAAATATTAGTCTTTCGACAATTTATCGCACCGTGAAAATGATGGCGCGGATGGGGATTTTGCGAGAACTCGAACTCACCGAAGATCATAAACATTATGAGATTAATCAGCCCAAGCCTCACCATCATCACCATTTAGTCTGCGTTAAAACCAATCGTGTGATTGAGTTTAAAAACGATCAAATTCTGACAATAAGTAAAAAGGTTGCTGACAAGTATGGCTTCTCTGTCCTAGATTGCCAACTAAC
- a CDS encoding pentapeptide repeat-containing protein, producing the protein MGKFYSYAIAKIWCERVMKARELIDRYNQGFRDFSDIDLSRENLSGVGLTAINLANANLSEANLSCTTLNEANLYGAKLNTTVLYRASLSDANLCEADLNGASLIKADLHGARLERANLRDADLTGANLNAVSLVNSDLTGANLSCVSLVGANLEGANLAEAFLKGANLDGAKLNGANLEGANLSGASFSEANLSHANFSASDLSHANLYAVNLCDALLSKADLSGANLSNANLNDADLQDADLNGAFLVDAQLGRACLEGANLSKSNCYKANFNGAFLLGTNLNGANLNCTDFSNASLQPVDHEADRNPEYVIPS; encoded by the coding sequence ATGGGCAAATTCTATTCCTATGCGATCGCAAAAATATGGTGTGAAAGAGTAATGAAAGCTAGAGAACTGATCGATCGCTATAATCAAGGCTTTCGAGATTTTAGTGATATCGATCTCAGCCGAGAAAATCTTAGTGGTGTGGGTTTGACCGCAATCAATTTGGCTAATGCCAATCTGAGTGAAGCTAACCTATCCTGCACTACTTTAAATGAAGCCAATTTGTACGGTGCAAAGCTAAATACTACTGTCCTCTACCGCGCTAGCCTCAGCGATGCAAATCTCTGTGAGGCGGATCTAAATGGTGCTAGTCTGATTAAGGCTGATTTGCATGGTGCTAGGTTGGAACGGGCTAATCTAAGGGATGCTGACCTAACTGGCGCAAATCTCAATGCCGTGAGTCTCGTCAACTCTGACTTGACAGGAGCCAATTTAAGTTGTGTGTCTCTAGTCGGAGCCAATCTAGAGGGAGCAAATCTCGCAGAAGCATTTTTGAAAGGAGCAAACTTAGATGGGGCAAAACTAAATGGAGCTAATCTTGAAGGCGCTAATCTAAGTGGGGCAAGTTTTAGCGAAGCTAATCTTAGTCATGCAAATTTCTCGGCTTCAGATCTTTCCCATGCAAACTTGTATGCAGTTAACCTCTGTGACGCTTTATTATCCAAAGCAGATCTGAGTGGAGCTAATCTAAGCAATGCAAATCTAAATGATGCTGATCTCCAAGATGCTGATCTTAACGGTGCATTTTTGGTTGACGCTCAGTTAGGTCGCGCATGTCTAGAGGGTGCAAATCTTAGTAAATCCAATTGTTATAAAGCTAATTTTAACGGTGCATTTTTACTAGGGACAAATCTAAACGGTGCAAATTTGAATTGTACGGATTTCTCCAATGCTTCTCTGCAACCAGTCGATCATGAGGCAGATCGCAATCCAGAGTATGTAATACCAAGTTAA
- a CDS encoding serine/threonine-protein kinase produces the protein MPAKVLDGRYKLIKQIGAGGFGHTFIARDMRRPGSPPCVVKQLKPASDDPSFIREARRLFNTEAETLEKLGRHDQIPQLLAYFEEDKQFFLVQEFVEGRSLHDELKAPLPEVSDLDNEPQDRILAELANIDAPVRDKQLSEVEVIQVLKDVLDVLEFVHSEGVIHRDIKPDNLIRRKKDRKIVLIDFGAVRAMQDASTQLTANEKGESRFTVTIGTPGYMPSEQCAGRPTYSSDIYALGMVAIKALTGYGSTDLPTDPATGELVWRDKAQVSNGLAMVLTRMVRYHYTQRYQSVREVNQGISTFATMTEVERQATTSKIVRTTVLNGTDKLANSNVATSYKSSSTTRRTVPAPSASSNSGVLFLFGGLLAVVAVIAAFALPAMMRNNQPAVIVNNPAIPVKPIVPEASPSPTSATISNTSINQVINLEVNKDSFFPNKLVGDGTHTYTIQAKSGQLLSTAITGNGLLLTVLNAQGVPLSNAVNVVNADVPITSDGAYVVQIKGIGGTSEIPYQLKLNLKETAIAQPTASPTTPPLISPLVSPTPTAGTPSPSSPTPTATPTPPPPQIEIKVRDR, from the coding sequence ATGCCAGCCAAAGTACTTGATGGACGTTACAAACTAATTAAGCAGATCGGTGCAGGTGGATTTGGGCATACATTTATCGCGAGGGATATGCGCCGACCTGGATCGCCACCCTGCGTCGTCAAGCAATTAAAACCCGCTAGTGATGATCCTAGTTTTATTCGCGAGGCAAGACGGCTATTTAACACTGAGGCAGAAACTCTCGAAAAGCTAGGCAGGCATGACCAGATCCCGCAATTGCTTGCCTATTTTGAGGAAGATAAGCAGTTCTTTTTAGTGCAAGAATTTGTAGAAGGGCGATCGCTTCATGACGAACTCAAGGCTCCTTTGCCTGAAGTGTCAGATTTAGATAATGAACCGCAAGATCGGATTCTGGCGGAACTTGCCAATATTGATGCACCAGTGCGAGACAAACAACTCAGCGAAGTTGAAGTAATTCAAGTTTTGAAAGATGTTCTTGATGTTTTGGAATTTGTTCATTCAGAGGGGGTAATCCATCGCGATATTAAGCCAGACAACTTAATTCGCCGCAAAAAAGACCGCAAAATTGTCCTAATTGACTTTGGTGCGGTGAGAGCTATGCAAGATGCTAGTACCCAACTGACCGCCAATGAGAAAGGGGAATCACGATTTACGGTCACCATCGGCACACCTGGTTATATGCCCAGTGAGCAATGTGCAGGGAGACCAACTTACAGCAGTGATATCTATGCTCTGGGTATGGTGGCGATTAAGGCCCTTACAGGTTACGGTTCCACTGATCTGCCAACCGATCCTGCTACGGGGGAACTAGTCTGGCGCGATAAAGCGCAGGTTAGTAACGGACTAGCCATGGTATTAACTCGGATGGTGCGATATCACTATACACAACGCTATCAATCAGTGCGTGAGGTCAATCAAGGTATTAGCACCTTTGCGACGATGACTGAAGTGGAACGTCAAGCCACAACAAGCAAGATTGTCAGGACAACTGTTCTTAATGGAACGGACAAATTAGCTAACTCTAATGTGGCGACTTCTTACAAATCTAGCTCCACCACTCGTCGAACAGTTCCCGCTCCATCTGCTAGCTCTAACTCAGGAGTTCTATTTCTATTTGGTGGACTGTTGGCAGTAGTAGCGGTAATTGCTGCTTTTGCTTTACCAGCAATGATGCGAAATAATCAGCCCGCAGTTATTGTCAATAATCCAGCGATACCTGTCAAGCCGATAGTACCTGAAGCTAGTCCTAGTCCAACATCGGCAACCATTTCCAATACTTCTATAAATCAAGTTATCAATTTAGAAGTTAACAAAGATTCTTTCTTTCCTAACAAGCTAGTGGGCGATGGCACACATACTTATACAATTCAGGCTAAGTCTGGTCAATTGCTCAGTACAGCAATTACAGGTAATGGACTATTACTTACTGTCCTGAATGCTCAAGGGGTTCCCCTATCCAATGCTGTTAATGTTGTCAATGCCGATGTCCCCATTACGTCTGATGGAGCCTATGTCGTGCAGATCAAGGGTATTGGCGGCACTTCTGAGATCCCCTATCAATTAAAACTCAATCTGAAGGAGACGGCGATCGCTCAACCAACGGCCAGTCCCACAACTCCTCCCTTAATTTCTCCATTAGTATCACCAACTCCCACAGCAGGAACACCTAGTCCTAGCTCTCCAACACCTACGGCAACACCCACACCTCCACCTCCACAAATCGAAATCAAAGTTAGAGATAGATAA
- a CDS encoding pentapeptide repeat-containing protein, which translates to MNLTDFTKANLTKSSLEGINLKGADLKRVNLSGAKLADAMLAKANLTGAFLHRADLTRVNLVEANLTEANLTSAFLIKADLQRACLNEAYLVAANLNSANLTSASLISADLSLATLTGACLNGANLSRAKLNGTFFIESNLLGADLSDSDFTGALMIKANLSGANLSQACLINVDLTEANLTGAELQGVDLSGAILNAANLNAVDLVEANLSGGSLSRANLGWANLLRANLEKANLVGSDLSWANLNEANLSEADLSWTNLTGAFLMKSNLGGANLNGVNLSNANLSGANLSGANLMGANLSGADLSNVDLRGAYLIRTNLHNAILNEANLTGANLDEAVLNGASLNRANLNRANLTRASLTGANLKGAFMLWTNLRGAFMLWTNLDGANMTGAILPTDK; encoded by the coding sequence GTGAATCTTACTGACTTTACTAAAGCAAATCTTACCAAATCGAGCCTAGAAGGAATCAACCTCAAAGGAGCAGATCTCAAGCGCGTTAATCTCAGTGGGGCTAAACTTGCAGATGCGATGCTTGCCAAAGCGAACCTCACAGGTGCATTTCTTCATAGAGCTGATTTAACCAGAGTCAATCTGGTCGAAGCAAATTTAACCGAAGCAAATCTTACCTCCGCTTTCTTAATCAAAGCCGATCTTCAAAGAGCCTGTCTCAATGAAGCCTATTTAGTTGCCGCCAATCTCAATTCGGCTAATTTAACTAGCGCATCTTTGATTAGCGCCGATCTCAGTCTTGCCACCCTCACAGGAGCCTGTCTTAACGGTGCAAATCTCAGTCGGGCTAAGCTAAATGGCACATTTTTTATTGAGTCGAATTTATTGGGAGCCGATCTAAGTGATTCGGACTTCACAGGCGCACTGATGATCAAAGCCAATCTCAGTGGTGCAAACCTAAGTCAGGCTTGCTTGATCAACGTTGATTTGACAGAAGCCAATCTCACAGGTGCAGAGTTGCAGGGAGTCGATCTCAGTGGTGCTATCTTAAATGCCGCCAATCTCAATGCTGTTGATCTTGTTGAGGCAAATTTAAGTGGTGGTTCACTTAGTCGAGCTAACTTGGGCTGGGCAAATTTATTAAGAGCAAATTTAGAAAAGGCAAATTTAGTAGGCTCTGATCTAAGTTGGGCAAATCTGAACGAAGCCAACTTATCCGAAGCTGACTTGAGTTGGACAAATCTCACGGGGGCATTTTTGATGAAATCCAACCTCGGTGGTGCAAATCTAAACGGGGTTAATCTATCCAATGCCAATCTCAGTGGTGCAAATTTAAGTGGTGCTAACTTAATGGGTGCAAATTTAAGTGGTGCGGATTTGAGCAATGTTGATCTACGTGGTGCTTACTTAATCCGCACTAATTTACACAATGCAATTTTGAATGAAGCAAATCTAACGGGTGCAAATCTTGACGAAGCAGTACTAAACGGAGCTAGTTTAAATAGAGCCAATCTCAACCGCGCCAACCTTACTAGAGCTAGTTTGACAGGAGCTAATTTGAAAGGGGCTTTTATGTTGTGGACAAACCTGAGAGGAGCTTTCATGCTATGGACAAATTTAGACGGGGCAAATATGACAGGAGCCATTTTGCCAACGGACAAGTAA
- a CDS encoding DUF4346 domain-containing protein: protein MNLTADTNILTQQLQNIDEQLSKRSLALDPSGYFIIYVDRQQNLICAKHYSNIINEQGLAVDPETGKPIPARGKVDRQAVQLFTGRTAKELCVEIFENTQPCPVTLFDHAAYLGREAQRAELAMLQQQEYIQD, encoded by the coding sequence ATGAACTTGACTGCTGACACGAACATACTTACTCAACAACTCCAGAACATTGATGAGCAATTATCAAAGCGATCGCTAGCTCTCGATCCTAGTGGCTACTTTATTATTTATGTAGATCGCCAACAAAATTTAATTTGTGCGAAACACTACAGCAATATCATCAATGAGCAGGGCTTAGCCGTTGATCCTGAGACAGGAAAGCCAATTCCTGCTAGAGGTAAAGTTGATCGCCAAGCAGTGCAGTTATTTACAGGTCGTACTGCTAAGGAACTATGTGTAGAAATCTTTGAAAACACCCAGCCTTGTCCTGTTACACTATTTGACCATGCTGCATATTTAGGACGTGAAGCGCAACGAGCAGAATTAGCAATGTTGCAGCAACAAGAATATATCCAAGACTAG
- a CDS encoding HepT-like ribonuclease domain-containing protein: MTNSKASIPAEIEDNNHRLEIQIQDILEAISATESFVSEIDFMQFSRDQKTIFAVERAIGLIGATAKRLPISFMDQYPQINWRRLASVGDSLMFGYLEVDLNTLWELTHHDVPFIKELMRKAIANL; the protein is encoded by the coding sequence ATGACAAATAGTAAAGCGAGTATTCCTGCTGAAATCGAGGATAATAACCATCGTCTTGAAATACAAATACAGGATATTTTAGAGGCGATCTCGGCTACGGAGTCATTTGTATCAGAGATAGATTTTATGCAGTTTAGTCGCGACCAAAAAACAATTTTTGCAGTAGAAAGGGCGATTGGGCTGATCGGTGCAACGGCGAAGCGATTGCCGATTAGTTTTATGGATCAGTATCCCCAAATTAACTGGCGACGTTTGGCTAGTGTAGGTGATAGTTTGATGTTTGGCTATTTAGAAGTGGATCTCAATACTTTGTGGGAGTTAACTCACCATGATGTGCCTTTTATCAAAGAGTTAATGCGAAAGGCGATCGCCAATTTATAA
- a CDS encoding DUF429 domain-containing protein codes for MKIYGIDFTSAPSKTKVITCVESFLEADILHIEKFYRFTDLLSFMDFLQQSPSWIAGVDFPLGQPRKLIENLQWGETWAEYVAHIGQMTKQEFVETLNQYRQGRANGDREHLRQTDRLTGAISPMKIYGVPVGKMFFEGAPRMLKAGFSILPCHPTDDPRIVMEIYPALIARSIIGKQSYKSDSKQKQTSEMKFLRQEIINQVRSPLSSSKYGFVVEVNQQLDGECVGDASGDTIDAVLAAIQAAQASRQVNYGIPETCDRLEGWICA; via the coding sequence ATGAAAATATATGGAATTGATTTTACGAGTGCACCTAGCAAAACTAAGGTAATTACTTGTGTAGAGTCATTTTTAGAAGCAGATATTTTGCATATTGAGAAGTTCTATCGCTTTACAGACTTGCTCTCTTTCATGGATTTTCTCCAGCAATCGCCATCTTGGATTGCAGGGGTGGATTTTCCTTTAGGACAGCCTCGTAAATTAATCGAGAACTTGCAATGGGGAGAAACTTGGGCGGAATATGTTGCTCACATTGGACAAATGACAAAGCAAGAATTTGTGGAAACCTTAAATCAATATCGTCAGGGTCGAGCTAATGGCGATCGCGAACATTTGCGTCAAACTGATCGGCTCACAGGCGCAATTAGTCCGATGAAAATTTATGGTGTACCTGTTGGGAAAATGTTTTTTGAAGGCGCACCTAGAATGCTTAAGGCTGGGTTTAGCATTTTGCCTTGTCATCCCACTGACGATCCACGCATTGTCATGGAGATTTACCCTGCCCTAATCGCAAGAAGCATCATTGGTAAGCAAAGCTATAAATCCGATAGCAAGCAAAAACAAACCTCGGAAATGAAATTTTTGCGCCAAGAAATAATTAATCAGGTGCGATCGCCTCTTTCTTCATCAAAATACGGCTTTGTAGTCGAAGTTAATCAACAGCTTGACGGGGAATGTGTAGGTGATGCGTCGGGAGACACAATCGATGCTGTACTTGCGGCAATTCAAGCAGCACAGGCTTCTCGACAAGTAAATTATGGGATTCCTGAAACCTGCGATCGCCTCGAAGGATGGATTTGTGCATAA
- a CDS encoding class I SAM-dependent rRNA methyltransferase, whose translation MTPLPRAIIYRKKVDAVQRFHPWIFSGAIAKMQGQVNDGDLVEAYSEDGKFLAIGLWGMGSIAIKVLSFQPVESMQSLLRDRLQQAFILRKQLGLIDNPETNCYRLINSEGDGLAGLIIDVYGETAVLQCHSLGTYGYRQEIAEILKEIYGDRLQAVYDKSSATLSRKSQTQSQDGLLIGEKSNDSAEVLEYGHRFIVDWERGQKTGFFLDQRENRRLFGKYATGKKVLNTFCYSGGFSVYAVAAGAREVHSIDSSVKAMEWTDRNIAANFDTERQATHTSFTGDVFDFLKQCDHDYDAIVLDPPAFAKSLSARHSAMQAYRRLNLQAMSKLKSGGLLFTFSCSQVVNVENFTGAVTAAAIESGRTIKVLHHLTHPADHPTSIFHPEGAYLKGLVLSVI comes from the coding sequence ATGACACCGTTGCCCCGTGCGATTATTTATCGTAAAAAAGTCGATGCGGTTCAGCGTTTTCACCCTTGGATCTTTTCAGGGGCGATCGCCAAAATGCAAGGACAAGTCAATGATGGTGACTTAGTAGAAGCCTATAGCGAAGATGGCAAGTTTTTAGCAATCGGTTTGTGGGGTATGGGTAGCATTGCGATTAAGGTGCTATCGTTTCAGCCTGTGGAGTCGATGCAAAGTTTATTGCGCGATCGCCTACAACAAGCTTTTATTCTGAGAAAGCAACTAGGGTTAATTGATAATCCAGAGACAAATTGCTATCGATTGATTAATTCGGAAGGTGATGGTTTAGCAGGATTAATTATTGATGTCTATGGAGAGACAGCGGTTTTGCAGTGCCATTCACTGGGGACATATGGATATCGGCAGGAAATTGCAGAAATATTAAAAGAAATTTATGGCGATCGCTTGCAAGCTGTTTATGACAAAAGCTCGGCGACTCTTTCGCGCAAATCACAAACTCAGTCTCAGGATGGGTTATTGATCGGTGAGAAATCTAATGATAGTGCCGAAGTTTTAGAATATGGGCATCGCTTTATTGTGGATTGGGAAAGGGGACAAAAGACAGGCTTTTTCTTAGATCAACGCGAAAATCGGCGCTTGTTTGGTAAGTATGCCACAGGCAAAAAAGTTTTAAACACCTTTTGCTATTCGGGCGGATTCTCTGTTTATGCAGTGGCAGCAGGAGCGCGAGAAGTACATTCGATTGATAGCTCAGTCAAGGCGATGGAATGGACAGATCGCAATATTGCGGCAAATTTTGATACTGAGCGTCAAGCAACTCATACTTCCTTTACAGGCGATGTGTTTGATTTTCTGAAGCAATGCGATCACGATTATGATGCGATCGTGCTTGATCCACCTGCTTTTGCTAAAAGTTTATCGGCGCGACATTCAGCAATGCAAGCTTATCGACGGTTGAATTTGCAAGCCATGTCTAAGTTGAAAAGTGGTGGTTTACTATTCACATTTTCCTGCTCTCAAGTAGTGAATGTGGAGAATTTTACAGGAGCGGTGACTGCTGCTGCGATCGAGTCAGGTCGCACCATCAAGGTTTTACATCATTTAACCCATCCCGCTGATCATCCTACGAGTATTTTTCATCCTGAAGGGGCGTATCTTAAAGGTTTAGTTTTGAGCGTTATCTAA
- the prmA gene encoding 50S ribosomal protein L11 methyltransferase: MSPLSLTSNNSWWEIQVIAEQSLEEQIFWRLQNFGCQGMASQKKDGEIRVSSYLPVEKGNVLDLAALALWLKQDAIAWNYEAPITQWTVINDEDWSSSWKQHWSPQEIGDMLVIYPAWIDPPTDGDRKILRLDPGSAFGTGAHATTQLCLEALEMRLWGAKPEDNIVVADVGCGSGILSIGALLIGASQTYAIDNDILAIKATNHNRQLNDIPEDKIWVAEGSIQDLIAHMPAPANGFTCNILADIIVDMVPHFDKLVGENGWGILSGILVEQVPKVAEALDAYKWVIATFWKRQEWACLTIRRSEY, encoded by the coding sequence ATGTCACCTTTGAGCCTTACCTCTAATAACAGTTGGTGGGAAATCCAAGTTATAGCCGAACAGTCTCTAGAAGAGCAGATTTTCTGGCGATTACAAAATTTTGGCTGTCAAGGAATGGCAAGCCAAAAAAAAGATGGAGAGATTCGCGTTAGTAGTTATTTGCCTGTTGAAAAAGGTAATGTTTTAGATTTAGCGGCTTTGGCGCTATGGCTAAAGCAAGATGCGATCGCTTGGAATTACGAAGCACCAATTACGCAATGGACAGTAATTAACGACGAGGATTGGTCATCGAGCTGGAAACAGCATTGGAGTCCTCAGGAAATCGGTGACATGTTGGTAATTTATCCAGCTTGGATTGATCCACCCACCGATGGCGATCGCAAAATTCTACGTCTCGATCCTGGTAGTGCTTTTGGTACTGGCGCTCATGCCACAACACAGCTTTGTTTAGAAGCTTTAGAAATGCGTCTTTGGGGTGCAAAACCTGAAGATAATATTGTGGTTGCCGATGTTGGTTGTGGTTCAGGGATTCTCAGTATTGGGGCTTTGCTGATTGGAGCAAGTCAAACCTATGCGATCGATAATGACATTCTGGCGATCAAGGCAACTAATCACAATCGTCAACTGAATGATATTCCTGAAGATAAAATCTGGGTTGCAGAGGGCAGTATTCAAGATTTGATTGCCCATATGCCCGCTCCTGCGAATGGGTTTACCTGTAATATTCTTGCCGATATCATTGTTGATATGGTTCCCCATTTCGATAAGCTGGTTGGTGAAAATGGCTGGGGAATTTTAAGTGGAATTTTGGTCGAGCAAGTACCAAAGGTGGCTGAGGCTCTGGATGCCTACAAATGGGTAATTGCTACTTTTTGGAAGCGCCAAGAATGGGCTTGTTTGACAATTAGGCGATCGGAATATTAG
- the frr gene encoding ribosome recycling factor: MKLTDVEARMQKAVEATQHNFNSVRTGRANASLLDRITVEYYGAETHLKALANISSPDATTLMIQPFDRSSMRAIEKAISESDIGLTPNNDGTSIRLNIPPLTTDRRKELVKMVSKLAEEGKVAIRNVRRDAIDSLRKLEKAKEISEDDSKSQQEQVDKLTEKFVKTIDKVTAEKEKEISTI; this comes from the coding sequence GTGAAGTTAACTGATGTTGAGGCGCGAATGCAGAAAGCTGTAGAAGCGACCCAGCACAATTTTAATAGTGTGCGAACGGGGCGTGCTAATGCTTCGCTATTGGATCGAATTACTGTGGAATATTATGGGGCAGAAACACACCTCAAAGCTTTGGCAAATATTTCTTCGCCTGATGCTACGACTTTGATGATTCAGCCTTTTGATCGCAGTAGTATGCGTGCAATTGAGAAGGCTATATCTGAGTCGGATATTGGGCTAACCCCAAACAATGATGGTACTAGCATTCGCCTAAATATTCCGCCGTTAACGACGGATCGCCGTAAAGAGTTGGTAAAAATGGTTTCCAAACTCGCCGAAGAGGGCAAAGTTGCGATTCGTAATGTGCGTCGTGATGCGATCGATTCATTGAGGAAGCTAGAAAAGGCAAAAGAAATTTCTGAAGATGATTCTAAAAGCCAACAAGAGCAAGTAGATAAGTTAACGGAAAAGTTCGTTAAAACTATCGATAAGGTAACAGCCGAAAAAGAAAAAGAAATTTCCACAATCTAA
- the pyrH gene encoding UMP kinase encodes MNATTKEVEKETTSPTAKLANPKYKRILLKLSGEALMGDRSFGIDPEVVQDIALQVAEIVKDGIEVAIVVGGGNIFRGINGAAKGMDRATADYIGMIATVMNALTLQDAFEQLDEPIPTRVMSAIAMQEIAEPYIRRRAIRHLENNRVVIFGAGSGNPYFTTDTTAALRGAEINADVILKATKVDGIYDSDPKKNPDAKRYQSVSFDHALINDLRVMDATAFALCKENGIPIIVFDLGVTGNIRRVVMGESIGTYVGGSCEVN; translated from the coding sequence ATGAACGCAACTACAAAAGAAGTCGAAAAAGAAACAACATCCCCAACAGCAAAGCTTGCTAACCCCAAATATAAGCGTATTTTATTAAAACTCAGTGGCGAAGCGCTTATGGGCGATCGCAGTTTTGGTATTGATCCTGAAGTCGTTCAAGATATTGCTTTGCAAGTTGCCGAAATTGTTAAAGATGGGATCGAAGTAGCGATCGTAGTTGGTGGTGGCAATATCTTTCGGGGCATCAATGGCGCAGCTAAAGGCATGGATCGAGCCACAGCCGATTATATTGGCATGATCGCCACCGTGATGAACGCACTTACTTTACAAGATGCCTTTGAACAATTAGATGAGCCAATTCCCACAAGAGTGATGTCGGCGATCGCCATGCAGGAAATCGCTGAACCATATATTCGCCGCCGTGCCATTCGCCACCTTGAAAACAATCGGGTGGTTATTTTTGGCGCAGGTTCAGGTAATCCCTATTTCACCACCGATACAACTGCGGCTTTACGTGGTGCGGAAATTAATGCTGACGTAATTTTGAAGGCAACTAAAGTTGATGGCATTTATGACAGTGACCCTAAGAAAAATCCTGATGCAAAACGCTATCAATCCGTTAGCTTTGACCATGCCTTAATCAATGATTTGCGCGTAATGGATGCAACAGCCTTTGCCCTATGCAAAGAAAATGGCATTCCCATTATTGTGTTTGATCTTGGTGTTACAGGTAACATTCGTCGCGTCGTCATGGGAGAATCGATTGGTACATATGTTGGAGGTTCCTGTGAAGTTAACTGA
- the cobA gene encoding uroporphyrinogen-III C-methyltransferase, with protein MTNTDLQQVIQPASDRFLGKVYLVGAGPGDSGLMTLKGKALLETCDVVLYDALVSDEILAMINPIAEKIHAGKRRGNHSLLQEETTKLLIEKAQEHSIVVRLKGGDPFIFGRGGEELADLRAAGIAVEVVPGITSGIAAPAYAGIPLTHRDFSSSVIFVTGHESAGKYRPQINWTAIAQAAETIVVYMGLHNLGEIVPKVIAAGLPETTPVALIRQGTRADQSELIGCLGNIVELVQESNFTPPAIAVIGNIVNFRNCI; from the coding sequence ATGACAAATACTGATTTACAACAAGTTATTCAGCCTGCCTCAGATCGGTTTTTAGGTAAGGTTTATTTAGTTGGTGCAGGACCTGGGGACTCAGGGTTGATGACTCTGAAAGGCAAAGCATTATTAGAAACCTGTGATGTAGTGCTTTACGATGCTTTGGTCAGCGATGAGATTCTGGCGATGATTAATCCGATCGCCGAAAAAATTCATGCGGGTAAGCGACGTGGTAATCATTCTTTGCTGCAAGAAGAGACTACGAAGTTATTAATTGAGAAAGCTCAGGAACATTCCATAGTGGTGCGCTTGAAAGGGGGAGATCCGTTTATTTTTGGGCGTGGTGGCGAAGAGCTTGCCGACTTGCGAGCGGCGGGAATAGCAGTGGAGGTTGTCCCCGGTATTACTTCAGGGATTGCGGCTCCAGCCTATGCAGGTATTCCCCTGACCCATCGTGATTTTAGCTCGTCGGTAATTTTTGTGACAGGGCATGAGTCGGCGGGGAAATATCGTCCTCAGATTAACTGGACAGCGATCGCACAAGCTGCGGAAACGATAGTGGTCTATATGGGATTACATAATTTAGGTGAAATTGTTCCCAAAGTAATCGCGGCTGGCTTGCCTGAAACAACACCTGTAGCTTTAATTCGTCAGGGAACCCGCGCCGATCAGTCTGAATTAATTGGCTGTTTGGGTAATATTGTTGAACTTGTTCAAGAAAGTAACTTTACGCCACCTGCGATCGCTGTCATCGGCAATATTGTCAATTTTCGCAATTGCATCTGA